A genomic window from Terriglobia bacterium includes:
- a CDS encoding response regulator transcription factor, whose amino-acid sequence MAERPRILVVDDEPQITRTLRASLSMYGYEIQVANDGEVGLEAFKTSKPDLVITDLSMPKMTGIELCKRIRDRSQVPIIVLSVRGEDKHKVEALDKGADDYVTKPFSINELLARIRASLRRASVGKEEASEPIDIGDFHIDLQNHLVTVLGNEIHLTPTEFDLLAYMAHHPGKVLTHRALLSAVWGNQSSQSAEYLWVFMNQLRKKIEPDETPHYIVTEPRIGYRFRPEKT is encoded by the coding sequence ATGGCCGAACGGCCCAGAATTCTCGTGGTGGACGACGAGCCTCAGATCACTCGTACGCTCCGGGCAAGTCTCTCCATGTACGGTTATGAGATCCAAGTGGCAAATGATGGAGAAGTCGGCTTGGAGGCATTCAAAACTTCAAAGCCGGATCTTGTGATCACCGATCTGTCCATGCCGAAGATGACTGGTATCGAACTCTGTAAACGCATCCGGGACCGATCTCAAGTTCCCATTATTGTGCTGTCAGTGCGAGGAGAGGACAAACATAAAGTGGAAGCGCTTGATAAAGGCGCAGATGATTACGTTACAAAGCCTTTCAGCATCAATGAGCTTTTAGCTCGGATTCGCGCGAGCTTGCGCCGGGCGAGCGTTGGAAAGGAAGAAGCGTCCGAGCCCATCGACATAGGCGACTTTCACATCGACTTACAGAACCACCTTGTCACGGTGCTAGGTAACGAGATCCATCTCACTCCAACCGAATTTGATCTCCTGGCGTATATGGCGCATCATCCAGGCAAAGTACTGACCCATCGGGCACTGTTAAGCGCTGTCTGGGGAAACCAAAGCTCGCAGTCGGCAGAATACCTTTGGGTGTTTATGAATCAACTCAGAAAAAAGATTGAGCCGGATGAGACACCTCACTACATCGTCACCGAACCGCGAATTGGGTACCGGTTTCGACCGGAAAAGACTTAG